The following nucleotide sequence is from Streptomyces bathyalis.
CGCAAGGACCTTTAAAAAACAAGCTCGAATAAAGCCCGTTCCGCACGGGCCGGCGGATGCAGGGGAAGGCGGATCCACAGTGGGGACCACTCAGCTGGACGCGGTGCCGGAGCCGAAGTACTGGCACTTGAAGACCGTGCTGTCGGACGCGCTGGACTCCGAGTTCGAGGTCGGCGAGATCCTTCCCAACGAGCGCGAACTGGCCGCACGCTTCGGCGTCGCGCGCGCCACCCTCCGTCAGGCCCTGGAACAGCTCGAACTCGAAGGCCGCCTGCAGCGCCGCCGTGGCGTCGGCACCACCGTCGCGCCGCCCCGCTTCGGCGTGGACGTCGGCCCCGGTGAGCAGGGCTGGCCCGGTGCTCCGGATGACGCGTGGCAGACCGGCGAGAGCGAGGAGACGACCGCGCCCGCCGCCGTGGCCGCGCTTCTGGGCCGCGACGCGGACGAACCCGTGCACTCGGTGCGGCGTACCCGCATGACGCACGGTCAGCCTGTGGCGACCGAACTGCTCTATGTCCCGCACTCCTCGGTGCCCGGGCTGCCGGCCATGGACTCGACCGGGGGTACCGCGCGCGGCCGAGCCGTGCTGCGCGAACTGCATCGCCTCGAACTGGACGGCCAGGAGCGCACCGTGGAACTCGGCTCCGTGCGCGCCGACGACGCCCGTCAGCTCGACCGGCTGCCCGGCGCTCCCGTGCTGGTCGTCACCACCCGCTACGTCTCACAGGGCGTCACCGCCGCCGTCTCGGTCTCCACCTACCGCGCCGACACCTGCCGCCTCACCTTCGGCGAGAAGGTGCGCGAGCCGGTCGTGCCGGCCCCGGAGGGCCCGGCGCCGGAGGCTGCGCCGCGGCGCCACCGCGCCGCGACCGCGGGACGTCTCAGCCACCGCTGACGCTGAAGAGCTCGCTCTCGACCTTGTCGAGAGCGAGCCGCAGTGCGCCCGTGGCGACG
It contains:
- a CDS encoding GntR family transcriptional regulator, producing the protein MGTTQLDAVPEPKYWHLKTVLSDALDSEFEVGEILPNERELAARFGVARATLRQALEQLELEGRLQRRRGVGTTVAPPRFGVDVGPGEQGWPGAPDDAWQTGESEETTAPAAVAALLGRDADEPVHSVRRTRMTHGQPVATELLYVPHSSVPGLPAMDSTGGTARGRAVLRELHRLELDGQERTVELGSVRADDARQLDRLPGAPVLVVTTRYVSQGVTAAVSVSTYRADTCRLTFGEKVREPVVPAPEGPAPEAAPRRHRAATAGRLSHR